Genomic DNA from Candidatus Thermoplasmatota archaeon:
GCGGCGGAGCCCTTCACGCGCAAGTACGCCATCGCCGACCTCGCGGGCAAGCCCCAAGGCGACGTCGAGGTGGGAGGCGTCGTGCTCGACGCGGCCGAGAAGAACGGCCGCTACTTCCTGCGCGTCCAGGAGCAGGGGCATCTTGCCACGGTCGTCACGCAGGACGACATGGCGCACCTGAAGGGCACGGCCGTGCGCATCCTGGGACGCCTCGAATCGAGCGTGAAGGAGCCCATCGTGCTCGCCACGAAGGTCGAGAAGGCGCGCGCGCCGGCAGCCGCGCGATAAGCAACCTTCAAGCGACCTCCGCCGGTTCCGTCTCCGTTGTCCACGCTCCTTCTCAAGGGCGGCACGGTCCTCACCCAGGACGACGAGCGCCGCGTGCTCGGGAACGCCGACGTGCTCGTCGAGGGCGACCGGATCGTCTCCGTCGGCAAGGCCAAGCCCTCCCTCAAGGCCAAGACCACGATCGACGCCAAGGGCATGCTCGTGCTCCCCGGCCTCGTCAACGCGCACACCCACGCCGCCATGGCGCTCCTTCGAGGCTACGCCGACGACCTCGCCCTCAAGGAGTGGCTCGAGACGCGCATCTGGCCCGCCGAGGCCAAGCTTGCGGCCGCCGACGTGCGCGCCGGCACGGACCTTGCGATGCTCGAGATGATCGCCGGCGGCACGACGGCGTTCAACGACATGTACTTCTTCACGAACGAGATCGCCCAATCCGCCCGCGACGCAAACGTCCGCGCCGTGGTGGGCTTCCCGTTCCTCGATTTTCCCACGCCCGAGGCCAAGCCCGACGAGATGCCCTCGCTCGCGCGCGCGTTCCTCGCGCGCTGGAAGGGCGATCCCCTCGTGACCCCCGCCGTGGCGCCGCACGCAACGTACACCTGCGCGCCGCCCACGCTTGCGCGCGTGGCCGAGCTCGCGCGCGAGCACGAGGCCCCGCTCCATGTCCACTGCGCCGAGACGCGCACGGAGGTCTACGACGTCGAGCGCCGGCACGGCGCTCGCCCGGTCGCGCTGCTCGAGAAGGCCGGATGCCTGGGCCCCAAGACGGTGCTTGCCCATTGCGGCTACGTCACGAAGGAGGAGGTTCGGACGATCGCCGCCTCGGGCGCCGCCGTCGCGCACTGCCCCGTGAGCAACCTCAAGCTCGCCACGGGGGGCGTCGCGCCCGTTCCCGAGCTTCTGGCCGAGGGCGCGTCCGTCGCGCTTGGCACCGATGGCCCGGCCAGCAACAACACGCTCGACATGTTCGAGACGATGAAGCTCGCGGCGCTTCTGCACAAGCAGCATCGTTGGGACCCCACCGTGCTGCCCGCGCAGACGGCCTTCGACCTTGCCACGCGTCACGGCGCAAAGGCCCTTGGCCTTCAAGCCGGCTCCATCGAGCCGGGCAAGCTTGCCGATCTTGTCGTGCTCGACCCGTCGTCGCCGCGCATGCGCCCCCTGCACGATCCCGTAAGCCAAGTCGTCTACGCCGCGCGCTCGACGGACGTGCGCACGGTCGTGATCGGCGGCGCAGTCGTCATGCGGGACCGAAAGTTCGCGACGCTTAAGCCCGAAGGCGTGATCAAGGCCGCCGAGAAGGCCGCAGCGAGAATCGTCGGCGCCTCGTGAACGGTTCCGCCGTTATGGGGAAAACCTTATCCTCCGGAAACCCGGCTCGCAGCCCGTGCGCGCGTTCCTTGTCGCTGGGCTTGTTCTGCTTCTGGCCGACGTTGCGGTCGCCCATCCGATCGAGCACGATCCCGAGGCCGGATGCAAGAAGAAGGTCGCGCTCTGGCCGCTGAACTGGGGCGGCATCGATCCCGATCCTCGCCACATCGACCCTTCGCAGCCCGGAAACCTTCTCCATGTCGTCAAGAGCATCGGCCGCGAGGGCGGCGGCAACTGCATGAGGTGAGCCTAGCTCCAGTGCGCAAGCTCGCG
This window encodes:
- a CDS encoding amidohydrolase, whose translation is MSTLLLKGGTVLTQDDERRVLGNADVLVEGDRIVSVGKAKPSLKAKTTIDAKGMLVLPGLVNAHTHAAMALLRGYADDLALKEWLETRIWPAEAKLAAADVRAGTDLAMLEMIAGGTTAFNDMYFFTNEIAQSARDANVRAVVGFPFLDFPTPEAKPDEMPSLARAFLARWKGDPLVTPAVAPHATYTCAPPTLARVAELAREHEAPLHVHCAETRTEVYDVERRHGARPVALLEKAGCLGPKTVLAHCGYVTKEEVRTIAASGAAVAHCPVSNLKLATGGVAPVPELLAEGASVALGTDGPASNNTLDMFETMKLAALLHKQHRWDPTVLPAQTAFDLATRHGAKALGLQAGSIEPGKLADLVVLDPSSPRMRPLHDPVSQVVYAARSTDVRTVVIGGAVVMRDRKFATLKPEGVIKAAEKAAARIVGAS